One genomic region from Rosa rugosa chromosome 1, drRosRugo1.1, whole genome shotgun sequence encodes:
- the LOC133745132 gene encoding stress-induced protein KIN2-like: MDNSQKMSYHAGEAKGQAQEKTSTMMDKAGNVAQSAKESMQNAGQAIQQTAAGAADAVKNATGMNK; encoded by the exons atggatAACTCGCAGAAGATGAGCTACCACGCTGGTGAGGCCAAGGGCCAAGCTCAG GAGAAGACCAGCACCATGATGGACAAGGCAGGGAATGTTGCACAGTCCGCCAAGGAATCGATGCAGAATGCTGGCCAAGCTATTCAGCAAACGGCTGCGGGAGCTGCTGACGCCGTCAAGAATGCTACTGGCATGAACAAGTGA